From the genome of Syngnathus acus chromosome 24, fSynAcu1.2, whole genome shotgun sequence, one region includes:
- the ppil4 gene encoding peptidyl-prolyl cis-trans isomerase-like 4 isoform X2, with amino-acid sequence MAVLLETTLGDIVIDLFTEERPKASLNFLKLCKIKYYNYCLVHNVQRDFIIQTGDPTGTGRGGESIYCKLYGDQARFFDSEKTPRIKHRKTGTVSMVNNGSDQHGSQFLITTAENLDYLDGVHTVFGEVSEGLDIVAKINETFVDADFVPFQDIRINHTVILDDPFDDPADLPVPDRSPDPTREQLDSGRIGADEVIDDVDGKAAEEVEERLQEKEAKTRAILLEMVGDLPDADVKPPENVLFVCKLNPVTTDEDLEIIFSRFGHIKSCEIIRDWKSGDSLCYAFIEFEKQEDCEKAYFKMDNVLIDDRRIHVDFSQSVSKIKWKGKGGKYTKEDFKAYENDLEKRSKLTLKDQVKPKQDSRYDLLLDEEETPGEKKHKEKRRHHHSDAEESKKSKKHKIKIVFLIISALLKL; translated from the exons ATGGCGGTCCTTCTTGAAACGACGCTCGGCGATATTGTGATTGATTTATTCACTGAAGAAAGGCcgaaag CATCCCTCAACTTTCTGAAATTATGCAAGATAAAGTACTACAACTACTGTCTTGTCCACAATGTACAG AGAGACTTCATCATTCAAACTGGGGACCCAACCGGGACGGGTCGGGGTGGAGAGTCAATCTACTG CAAACTGTACGGGGACCAGGCCCGTTTTTTCGACTCGGAGAAAACACCACGTataaaacacagaaaaacagGGACAGTGTCTATGGTAAACAATGGAAGTGACCAGCATGGTTCTCAG tTCCTTATTACCACTGCCGAAAACCTGGATTACCTGGATGGCGTGCATACCGTGTTTGGAGAAGTGTCAGAGGGACTGGACATCGTGGCTAAAATCAATGAGACTTTTGTTGACGCTGACTTTGTTCCATTTCAGGACATCAG AATCAACCACACTGTCATCCTTGATGATCCTTTTGATGATCCCGCTGATCTCCCGGTGCCTGATCGGTCTCCTGATCCCACCAGAGAGCAGCTAGAT AGTGGTCGAATTGGCGCCGATGAAGTGATAGACGATGTAGATGGGAAAGCAGCTGAAGAAGTGGAGGAGCGACTTCAGGAGAAAGAAGCCAAAACCCGAGCCATCCTGTTGGAGATG GTGGGCGACCTTCCAGATGCTGATGTAAAGCCTCCAGAGAATGTGCTGTTTGTTTGCAAACTCAACCCAGTGACCACAGATGAGGACCTGGAAATCATCTTTTCTCGTTTTGGCCACATTAAAAG TTGCGAAATCATTCGTGACTGGAAGAGTGGAGATTCCCTATGCTATGCTTTCATCGAATTTGAAAAG CAAGAAGACTGCGAGAAAGCCTACTTCAAAATGGATAACGTGCTCATAGACGACCGGCGCATTCATGTCGATTTCAGCCAGTCTGTGTCAAAGATTAAATGGAAAGGGAAAG GTGGCAAGTACACCAAAGAAGACTTCAAGGCTTATGAGAATGACTTGGAGAAGCGATCCAAACTGACTCTGAAAGATCAAGTGAAGCCCAAACAAGA TTCCCGATATGACCTGCTGTTGGACGAGGAGGAGACGCCCGgagagaaaaaacacaaagagaaGAGACGTCATCATCATTCAGATGCTGAAGAAAGCAAGAAGTCCAAAAAACACAAG ATCAAGATTGTATTCCTGATTATCTCGGCTTTACTGAAGCTGTAA
- the LOC119118359 gene encoding endoribonuclease ZC3H12A-like isoform X1, whose translation MSMFAAHLYQFHLFTSRSPWRCRSSMHRRVPAVQEDFNTSLNRAMDHRKQHAKVERFLKLGYSREDIDRVLKSLHHDAQTNDILEELIKTANIRSDKSIPSSPKLVSRGCNPSPTKPPPDKKSAFAFRPVVVDGSNVAMSHGDKKVFSCQGLQMAVNWFWEKGLRDITVFIPMWRKEQPRPEAPITDQHILHELERRKILVYTPSRSVNGKRVVCYDDRYIVRLAHDIDGIIVSNDNYRDLQMENPQWKKFIEERLLMYTFANDKFMPPDDPLGRSGPTIDDFLRKKPKNVENKLQHCPYGKKCTYGVKCKFYHPERTNQSQLSVADELRDRAKTSSYKPASQDTLTHTYKPSTNTDELLNIDHYHKDGSSPWGPPNLPAWSSAEADEAFGSLDSWMSKLYIMDGPPNMSRPPYSNSSGMGSCSLSHDDYSLSGSHSGTNREFAGSFYVPHNNCEMSACAHCGHYQAEVPPSAYPPLWASCPAVPLHQQEGALGFSENHYFRQLAHRQSQSLPKDAWVLGSQSSEVRNEMRNKLSTLYPKDAVDGVMNAYPHVSEVSELISLIQSYRSSHIAL comes from the exons ATGTCGATGTTCGCTGCACACCTGTATCAGTTCCATCTTTTCACGA GCCGATCGCCATGGAGATGCAGATCAAGTATGCATAGAAGGGTTCCAGCAGTCCAAGAAGATTTCAACACCtccttgaaccgtgccatggATCACCGAAAGCAGCACGCCAAAGTGGAGCGTTTTCTCAAACTGGGTTACTCCCGCGAGGACATTGACAGGGTGCTGAAAAGTCTCCATCATGACGCCCAGACGAACGACATTCTAGAAGAGCTAATCAAGACGGCAAACATTCGCAGTGACAAAAGCATCCCAAGCAGCCCTAAACTGGTGTCAAGAGGTTGCAACCCCTCACCCACCAAACCAccaccagacaaaaaaagtgcttttgcCTTCAGACCAGTAGTTGTTGATGGAAGCAATGTTGCCATGAG ccatGGAGACAAGAAGGTGTTCTCATGTCAGGGCCTCCAGATGGCAGTGAACTGGTTTTGGGAAAAGGGACTGCGGGACATCACTGTGTTCATTCCCATGTGGAGGAAGGAGCAGCCGCGGCCCGAGGCCCCTATTACAG ATCAACACATCCTCCACGAGCTAGAGAGGAGGAAGATCTTAGTGTACACGCCATCCCGTAGCGTTAACGGCAAGAGGGTGGTGTGCTACGATGACCGCTACATTGTGAGGCTGGCTCACGACATAGACGGCATCATCGTGTCCAACGACAACTACCGTGACCTTCAGATGGAGAATCCACAATGGAAAAAATTCATTGAGGAGAGGCTGCTGATGTACACTTTTGCTAATGACAA GTTTATGCCTCCAGATGATCCTTTGGGTAGAAGCGGACCTACCATTGATGATTTTCTACGAAAGAAGCCCAAAAATGTAGAGAACAAACTGCAACACTGCCCTTATG GGAAAAAGTGTACATACGGTGTGAAGTGCAAGTTCTACCATCCAGAGAGgaccaaccaatcacagctgtCTGTAGCTGATGAGCTCAGAGACCGAGCGAAGACATCAAGCTACAAGCCAGCCTCGCAAGACACACTTACTCACACATACAAACCCTCCACCAACACCGACGAGCTTCTGAACATTGACCACTATCACAAAGACGGCAGCAGCCCATGGGGTCCACCAAACCTTCCGGCCTGGTCGAGCGCAGAAGCGGATGAGGCTTTTGGCTCATTGGACAGCTGGATGTCCAAACTCTACATCATGGATGGTCCCCCCAACATGAGCAGACCCCCGTACAGCAACAGCAGCGGGATGGGCAGCTGCAGCCTGAGCCACGACGACTATTCCCTCTCGGGGTCGCACAGTGGCACCAATCGAGAGTTTGCAGGATCTTTCTATGTTCCTCATAATAACTGCGAGATGTCTGCATGTGCCCATTGTGGTCACTATCAGGCAGAGGTGCCCCCAAGCGCCTACCCCCCACTGTGGGCATCATGTCCGGCTGTGCCCTTACATCAGCAGGAGGGTGCCTTAGGCTTTTCGGAGAATCACTACTTCAGGCAACTCGCGCACAGGCAGAGCCAAAGCCTGCCCAAGGACGCGTGGGTCCTTGGTAGCCAATCCAGCGAGGTGCGCAACGAGATGAGGAATAAGCTGAGCACGCTCTATCCCAAGGACGCAGTTGACGGAGTCATGAACGCCTACCCGCATGTGTCAGAGGTGTCCGAACTGATCTCCCTGATCCAGAGCTACAGGAGTAGTCATATTGCCCTCTGA
- the ginm1 gene encoding LOW QUALITY PROTEIN: glycoprotein integral membrane protein 1 (The sequence of the model RefSeq protein was modified relative to this genomic sequence to represent the inferred CDS: deleted 2 bases in 1 codon) — protein sequence MAGATLFVIILFCVIIKHTESSPKTENILINVTAGALADAQESNNLQITLNISVGEEVLVNDVPVQLSGVTRFNCQALLLNSTNGSIEYEGGDLVSTVTRVMVTQNRLYSDLEEVVALQVFSEVIELEGKQVQQPDMCEVKLLMSPDFEKLAQFTNTYPIGLSEIFKVSRDNDVLVTDPTNHGKDEQMMLQTTSQYPLKHSGTTQEEIAAPGKLPETPLRMDADFFDNIKSEDTETEELGQQDQISTESSPQGFFSYSAMCRWVEDFRERLRIFCSESLPLFFLVMCVVVIGVVGSAVIVKILDLFFPTCEHKRICHPNTFILLPNEEKHTLLENTELEEDEKTLNEDFFFWSVFLYFLLHLVE from the exons ATGGCAGGGGCAACTCTTTTTGTTATAATTCTATTTTGTGTCATTATAAAGCACACCGAGTCATCTCCGAAGACG GAAAATATCCTGATCAACGTGACAGCAGGGGCATTGGCAGATGCACAAGAATCTAACAATTTGCAG ATTACTTTAAACATATCGGTTGGCGAGGAGGTATTGGTAAATGATGTTCCTGTTCAGTTATCGGGGGTGACCCGATTCAACTGTCAAGCACTTCTCT tgaATAGCACTAATGGAAGCATTGAGTATGAAGGAGGGGACCTGGTATCGACTGTCACCCGGGTTATGGTGACCCAGAACCGACTGTATAGCGACTTGGAAGAGGTGGTGGCTCTGCAAGTGTTTAGTGAAGTCATTGAGTTGGAGGGCAAACAG GTTCAGCAGCCTGATATGTGTGAGGTGAAATTATTGATGAGCCCAGATTTTGAGAAGCTGGCTCAGTTCACCAACACTTACCCCATCGGACTCAGTGAGATATTCAAAGTTTCCAGAGACAACGACGTGCTAGTCACAGATCCAACAAACCATGGAAAAG ATGAGCAAATGATGCTACAGACGACCAGTCAGTACCCTCTAAAACACTCTGGGACGACACAAGAAGAGATTGCAGCACCGGGAAAACTCCCGGAGACTCCACTTCGCATGGACGCTGACTTCTTTGATAATATTAAATCTGAAGACACTGAAACTGAAGAGCTGGGTCAACAAGACCAGATTTCCACTGAGAGTTCACCACAAGGATTTTTCTCGTACTCG GCCATGTGTCGTTGGGTGGAAGATTTCCGGGAGCGTCTGAGAATCTTCTGCTCAGAGTCACTGCCCCTCTTTTTCTTGGTGATGTGTGTGGTCGTCATTGGTGTTGTCGGATCAGCAGTCATTGTCAAGATATTGGACTTGTTCTTCCCAACTTGTGAACACAA GCGGATTTGTCATCccaacacattcattttgttgCCGAATGAAGAGAAGCACACTCTCCTGGAGAACACAGAATTAGAAGAGGATGA
- the LOC119118359 gene encoding endoribonuclease ZC3H12A-like isoform X2, whose translation MHRRVPAVQEDFNTSLNRAMDHRKQHAKVERFLKLGYSREDIDRVLKSLHHDAQTNDILEELIKTANIRSDKSIPSSPKLVSRGCNPSPTKPPPDKKSAFAFRPVVVDGSNVAMSHGDKKVFSCQGLQMAVNWFWEKGLRDITVFIPMWRKEQPRPEAPITDQHILHELERRKILVYTPSRSVNGKRVVCYDDRYIVRLAHDIDGIIVSNDNYRDLQMENPQWKKFIEERLLMYTFANDKFMPPDDPLGRSGPTIDDFLRKKPKNVENKLQHCPYGKKCTYGVKCKFYHPERTNQSQLSVADELRDRAKTSSYKPASQDTLTHTYKPSTNTDELLNIDHYHKDGSSPWGPPNLPAWSSAEADEAFGSLDSWMSKLYIMDGPPNMSRPPYSNSSGMGSCSLSHDDYSLSGSHSGTNREFAGSFYVPHNNCEMSACAHCGHYQAEVPPSAYPPLWASCPAVPLHQQEGALGFSENHYFRQLAHRQSQSLPKDAWVLGSQSSEVRNEMRNKLSTLYPKDAVDGVMNAYPHVSEVSELISLIQSYRSSHIAL comes from the exons ATGCATAGAAGGGTTCCAGCAGTCCAAGAAGATTTCAACACCtccttgaaccgtgccatggATCACCGAAAGCAGCACGCCAAAGTGGAGCGTTTTCTCAAACTGGGTTACTCCCGCGAGGACATTGACAGGGTGCTGAAAAGTCTCCATCATGACGCCCAGACGAACGACATTCTAGAAGAGCTAATCAAGACGGCAAACATTCGCAGTGACAAAAGCATCCCAAGCAGCCCTAAACTGGTGTCAAGAGGTTGCAACCCCTCACCCACCAAACCAccaccagacaaaaaaagtgcttttgcCTTCAGACCAGTAGTTGTTGATGGAAGCAATGTTGCCATGAG ccatGGAGACAAGAAGGTGTTCTCATGTCAGGGCCTCCAGATGGCAGTGAACTGGTTTTGGGAAAAGGGACTGCGGGACATCACTGTGTTCATTCCCATGTGGAGGAAGGAGCAGCCGCGGCCCGAGGCCCCTATTACAG ATCAACACATCCTCCACGAGCTAGAGAGGAGGAAGATCTTAGTGTACACGCCATCCCGTAGCGTTAACGGCAAGAGGGTGGTGTGCTACGATGACCGCTACATTGTGAGGCTGGCTCACGACATAGACGGCATCATCGTGTCCAACGACAACTACCGTGACCTTCAGATGGAGAATCCACAATGGAAAAAATTCATTGAGGAGAGGCTGCTGATGTACACTTTTGCTAATGACAA GTTTATGCCTCCAGATGATCCTTTGGGTAGAAGCGGACCTACCATTGATGATTTTCTACGAAAGAAGCCCAAAAATGTAGAGAACAAACTGCAACACTGCCCTTATG GGAAAAAGTGTACATACGGTGTGAAGTGCAAGTTCTACCATCCAGAGAGgaccaaccaatcacagctgtCTGTAGCTGATGAGCTCAGAGACCGAGCGAAGACATCAAGCTACAAGCCAGCCTCGCAAGACACACTTACTCACACATACAAACCCTCCACCAACACCGACGAGCTTCTGAACATTGACCACTATCACAAAGACGGCAGCAGCCCATGGGGTCCACCAAACCTTCCGGCCTGGTCGAGCGCAGAAGCGGATGAGGCTTTTGGCTCATTGGACAGCTGGATGTCCAAACTCTACATCATGGATGGTCCCCCCAACATGAGCAGACCCCCGTACAGCAACAGCAGCGGGATGGGCAGCTGCAGCCTGAGCCACGACGACTATTCCCTCTCGGGGTCGCACAGTGGCACCAATCGAGAGTTTGCAGGATCTTTCTATGTTCCTCATAATAACTGCGAGATGTCTGCATGTGCCCATTGTGGTCACTATCAGGCAGAGGTGCCCCCAAGCGCCTACCCCCCACTGTGGGCATCATGTCCGGCTGTGCCCTTACATCAGCAGGAGGGTGCCTTAGGCTTTTCGGAGAATCACTACTTCAGGCAACTCGCGCACAGGCAGAGCCAAAGCCTGCCCAAGGACGCGTGGGTCCTTGGTAGCCAATCCAGCGAGGTGCGCAACGAGATGAGGAATAAGCTGAGCACGCTCTATCCCAAGGACGCAGTTGACGGAGTCATGAACGCCTACCCGCATGTGTCAGAGGTGTCCGAACTGATCTCCCTGATCCAGAGCTACAGGAGTAGTCATATTGCCCTCTGA
- the ppil4 gene encoding peptidyl-prolyl cis-trans isomerase-like 4 isoform X1, whose product MAVLLETTLGDIVIDLFTEERPKASLNFLKLCKIKYYNYCLVHNVQRDFIIQTGDPTGTGRGGESIYCKLYGDQARFFDSEKTPRIKHRKTGTVSMVNNGSDQHGSQFLITTAENLDYLDGVHTVFGEVSEGLDIVAKINETFVDADFVPFQDIRINHTVILDDPFDDPADLPVPDRSPDPTREQLDSGRIGADEVIDDVDGKAAEEVEERLQEKEAKTRAILLEMVGDLPDADVKPPENVLFVCKLNPVTTDEDLEIIFSRFGHIKSCEIIRDWKSGDSLCYAFIEFEKQEDCEKAYFKMDNVLIDDRRIHVDFSQSVSKIKWKGKGGKYTKEDFKAYENDLEKRSKLTLKDQVKPKQDSRYDLLLDEEETPGEKKHKEKRRHHHSDAEESKKSKKHKDDEDGRRDRKLDRHRSRSRSRDRDRRHDRSWDKPAKDGRDRSRRSRSRSPRRSKDKDRSRYR is encoded by the exons ATGGCGGTCCTTCTTGAAACGACGCTCGGCGATATTGTGATTGATTTATTCACTGAAGAAAGGCcgaaag CATCCCTCAACTTTCTGAAATTATGCAAGATAAAGTACTACAACTACTGTCTTGTCCACAATGTACAG AGAGACTTCATCATTCAAACTGGGGACCCAACCGGGACGGGTCGGGGTGGAGAGTCAATCTACTG CAAACTGTACGGGGACCAGGCCCGTTTTTTCGACTCGGAGAAAACACCACGTataaaacacagaaaaacagGGACAGTGTCTATGGTAAACAATGGAAGTGACCAGCATGGTTCTCAG tTCCTTATTACCACTGCCGAAAACCTGGATTACCTGGATGGCGTGCATACCGTGTTTGGAGAAGTGTCAGAGGGACTGGACATCGTGGCTAAAATCAATGAGACTTTTGTTGACGCTGACTTTGTTCCATTTCAGGACATCAG AATCAACCACACTGTCATCCTTGATGATCCTTTTGATGATCCCGCTGATCTCCCGGTGCCTGATCGGTCTCCTGATCCCACCAGAGAGCAGCTAGAT AGTGGTCGAATTGGCGCCGATGAAGTGATAGACGATGTAGATGGGAAAGCAGCTGAAGAAGTGGAGGAGCGACTTCAGGAGAAAGAAGCCAAAACCCGAGCCATCCTGTTGGAGATG GTGGGCGACCTTCCAGATGCTGATGTAAAGCCTCCAGAGAATGTGCTGTTTGTTTGCAAACTCAACCCAGTGACCACAGATGAGGACCTGGAAATCATCTTTTCTCGTTTTGGCCACATTAAAAG TTGCGAAATCATTCGTGACTGGAAGAGTGGAGATTCCCTATGCTATGCTTTCATCGAATTTGAAAAG CAAGAAGACTGCGAGAAAGCCTACTTCAAAATGGATAACGTGCTCATAGACGACCGGCGCATTCATGTCGATTTCAGCCAGTCTGTGTCAAAGATTAAATGGAAAGGGAAAG GTGGCAAGTACACCAAAGAAGACTTCAAGGCTTATGAGAATGACTTGGAGAAGCGATCCAAACTGACTCTGAAAGATCAAGTGAAGCCCAAACAAGA TTCCCGATATGACCTGCTGTTGGACGAGGAGGAGACGCCCGgagagaaaaaacacaaagagaaGAGACGTCATCATCATTCAGATGCTGAAGAAAGCAAGAAGTCCAAAAAACACAAG GACGATGAGGACGGCCGGCGTGACAGGAAATTGGACCGGCATCGCTCACGTTCCCGCTCCAGAGACAGAGACCGAAGGCATGACAGGTCCTGGGACAAACCCGCGAAAGATGGACGGGATAGGAGTCGAAGGAGTCGTAGTCGATCGCCCAGGAGGTCCAAGGACAAAGACAGAAGCAGATACAGATAA